A window from Variovorax sp. PBL-E5 encodes these proteins:
- a CDS encoding MFS transporter — MALFPQSALQPGVRKREVFGWAMYDFANSGYTTVVITAVFAAYFVGGIAKGAPWGPFAWTVALSISYAIVMFTMPAIGAWADLHAAKKRVLAMATTGCVAGTAALALTSDIGGMSAVALAMALVIVSNTFYSYGESLTGAFLPELATAEGMGKVSGWGWAFGYLGGMLALGLCLAYVLWAQARGLPAAHFVPVTMLITAAIYGVAACATFALLPERAVPQAAAGRQGAWQQLGATFREARAYRDFMWLLACTVCYQGGVAVAITLAAIYAEQVIGFVASETMMLIFVLNIAAALGAFGFGYLQDRLGHKPSLAGTLVAWIVVCVIAASVSTKGGFWWAATIAGLAMGSSQSAGRAMTGVLAPPRQLAEFFGLWTFATRLASIVGPLSYGAITWATGGNQRIAILATSVLFVGGLALLLPIDLQRGRAAALRRENA; from the coding sequence GTGGCCCTTTTTCCCCAATCCGCTTTGCAGCCGGGCGTGCGCAAGCGCGAGGTCTTCGGCTGGGCCATGTACGACTTCGCCAACTCGGGCTACACCACGGTGGTCATCACGGCGGTGTTCGCTGCCTATTTCGTCGGCGGCATTGCGAAGGGTGCGCCCTGGGGGCCTTTCGCTTGGACGGTGGCGCTCAGCATTTCGTACGCGATCGTGATGTTCACGATGCCGGCCATCGGGGCCTGGGCCGATTTGCATGCGGCCAAGAAGCGCGTGCTGGCGATGGCGACGACGGGTTGCGTCGCGGGTACCGCGGCGCTCGCGCTCACGTCCGATATCGGCGGCATGTCTGCGGTCGCACTGGCGATGGCGCTGGTCATCGTCTCCAACACCTTCTACTCCTACGGCGAATCGCTGACGGGCGCCTTCCTGCCCGAACTCGCGACGGCCGAAGGCATGGGCAAGGTCAGCGGCTGGGGATGGGCGTTCGGCTATCTCGGCGGCATGCTGGCGCTCGGCCTCTGCCTGGCCTACGTGCTCTGGGCGCAGGCCCGCGGTCTGCCGGCTGCGCATTTCGTGCCGGTCACTATGCTGATCACCGCGGCGATCTACGGTGTCGCGGCTTGTGCCACCTTTGCGCTGCTGCCCGAGCGCGCGGTGCCGCAGGCTGCCGCCGGGCGGCAAGGCGCGTGGCAGCAGCTCGGTGCCACTTTTCGCGAAGCGCGCGCCTACCGCGACTTCATGTGGCTGCTGGCCTGCACGGTCTGCTACCAGGGCGGCGTGGCGGTGGCAATCACGCTGGCCGCGATCTATGCCGAGCAGGTGATCGGCTTCGTCGCCAGCGAGACCATGATGCTGATCTTCGTGCTCAACATCGCGGCAGCGCTGGGCGCCTTCGGCTTCGGCTACCTGCAGGACCGGCTCGGCCACAAGCCCTCGCTGGCGGGCACGCTGGTGGCCTGGATCGTCGTGTGCGTGATTGCTGCATCGGTCAGCACCAAGGGCGGCTTCTGGTGGGCTGCGACGATCGCCGGGCTGGCCATGGGCTCGAGCCAGTCGGCGGGTCGAGCGATGACGGGCGTTCTGGCGCCGCCGCGGCAACTCGCCGAGTTCTTCGGGCTCTGGACCTTCGCCACCCGGCTGGCCAGCATCGTCGGGCCGCTGAGCTACGGCGCGATCACTTGGGCGACGGGCGGCAACCAGCGCATCGCGATCCTCGCGACCAGCGTGCTGTTTGTCGGCGGTCTCGCATTGCTGCTGCCGATCGACCTGCAGCGAGGCCGCGCCGCGGCATTGCGCCGCGAGAATGCCTGA
- the murI gene encoding glutamate racemase, translating into MSIVPIGDRTNAALPIGVFDSGVGGLSVLNALRSELPREHFVYFADTDHAPYGERSDAYVTQRSLEVTRYLLEAHRIKALVVACNTATAAAIHRLRADHPSLPLIGVEPALKPAVAISRTGRIAVIATRVTLESRKFEALHASLASQAHFSIVPCDGLAGAIERSDAAQIAALCERYLGAAGRFGTEPGQIDTLVLGCTHYPFIADALRRCTGDTVRFIDTGAPVAQQTRRLLAAGHRLNDEGPDGSVTLVCSGAPESLDTAGARWLDRPFRCATRASALVPTSA; encoded by the coding sequence TTGAGCATCGTGCCGATCGGCGATCGGACGAACGCCGCTCTGCCGATCGGCGTGTTCGACAGCGGCGTGGGCGGCCTGAGCGTGCTCAACGCGCTGCGAAGCGAACTGCCGCGCGAGCACTTCGTGTACTTCGCGGACACGGACCATGCGCCCTACGGTGAGCGCAGCGATGCCTACGTCACGCAGCGCAGCCTCGAGGTCACGCGCTACCTGCTCGAAGCGCATCGCATCAAGGCGCTGGTGGTCGCCTGCAACACGGCGACGGCCGCCGCGATCCATCGGCTGCGCGCCGATCACCCGAGCTTGCCGCTGATCGGAGTCGAACCCGCGCTCAAGCCGGCAGTGGCGATCAGCCGGACCGGGCGCATCGCCGTCATCGCGACGCGCGTGACGCTGGAGAGCCGCAAGTTCGAGGCGCTGCACGCATCGCTGGCCAGCCAGGCGCACTTCAGCATCGTGCCCTGCGATGGCCTCGCGGGTGCGATCGAGCGTTCCGACGCGGCGCAGATCGCGGCGCTGTGCGAACGGTATCTCGGCGCGGCAGGCCGCTTCGGCACCGAGCCAGGGCAGATCGACACGCTGGTGCTGGGCTGCACGCACTACCCTTTCATCGCCGACGCGCTGCGCCGCTGCACCGGCGACACGGTGCGTTTCATCGATACCGGGGCGCCGGTCGCGCAGCAGACGCGGCGGCTGCTCGCCGCGGGCCATCGCCTGAACGATGAAGGACCGGACGGCAGCGTGACGCTGGTCTGCAGCGGCGCGCCGGAATCGCTCGACACCGCAGGTGCGCGCTGGCTCGACCGTCCGTTCCGCTGCGCCACGCGGGCATCCGCCCTCGTTCCGACCTCCGCGTGA
- a CDS encoding fumarate hydratase, giving the protein MTTIQQADLIESVAAALQYISYYHPTDYIAHLAKAYEREQSPAAKDAMAQILTNSKMSATGHRPICQDTGIVNVFLKVGMDVRWAGFTGSLDDAINEGVRRGYNHPDNTLRASVVADPQFDRKNTKDNTPAVIFTEIVPGNTVEVTVAAKGGGSENKSKLVMLNPGDSVVDWVLKTVPTMGAGWCPPGMLGIGIGGTAEKAALLAKESLMDDLDMHELQAKKASGAELTKVEALRIELYEKVNALGIGAQGLGGLSTVLDVKIKMYPTHAASKPVAMIPNCAATRHAHFVLDGSGPVYLEAPSLDLWPKIDWAPDYDKSKRVDLDKLTPAEVASWKPGDTLLLNGKMLTGRDAAHKRIADMLAKGEKLPVDFTHRVIYYVGPVDPVRDEAVGPAGPTTATRMDGFTEMMLAQTGLIAMIGKAERGPVAIEAIKKHKSAYLMAVGGAAYLVSKAIKTARVVGFADLGMEAIYEFDVVDMPVTVAVDAGGTSAHITGPAEWQKRIASGEFKTIALEPA; this is encoded by the coding sequence ATGACCACCATTCAACAGGCCGACCTGATCGAGTCGGTCGCAGCTGCGCTGCAGTACATCAGCTACTACCACCCGACCGACTACATCGCTCACCTGGCCAAAGCCTATGAACGCGAGCAGAGTCCCGCGGCCAAGGACGCGATGGCGCAGATCCTCACCAACAGCAAGATGAGCGCGACCGGGCACCGCCCGATCTGCCAGGACACCGGCATCGTCAACGTGTTCCTGAAGGTCGGCATGGACGTGCGCTGGGCCGGCTTCACCGGCAGCCTGGACGACGCCATCAACGAAGGCGTGCGCCGCGGCTACAACCATCCGGACAACACGCTGCGCGCCTCGGTCGTGGCCGATCCGCAGTTCGACCGCAAGAACACCAAGGACAACACGCCGGCCGTGATCTTCACCGAGATCGTGCCCGGCAACACCGTCGAAGTGACGGTCGCAGCCAAGGGCGGCGGCAGCGAGAACAAGAGCAAGCTGGTGATGCTGAACCCGGGCGACAGCGTGGTCGACTGGGTGCTCAAGACCGTGCCCACCATGGGCGCCGGCTGGTGCCCGCCGGGCATGCTGGGCATCGGCATCGGCGGCACGGCCGAGAAGGCCGCCCTGCTCGCCAAGGAAAGCCTGATGGACGACCTGGACATGCACGAGCTGCAGGCCAAGAAGGCATCGGGCGCCGAGTTGACGAAGGTCGAGGCCCTGCGCATCGAGCTCTACGAGAAGGTCAACGCGCTCGGCATCGGCGCGCAGGGGCTGGGCGGACTCTCGACCGTGCTCGACGTCAAGATCAAGATGTATCCGACGCATGCCGCCAGCAAGCCGGTGGCGATGATCCCGAACTGCGCAGCCACCCGGCATGCCCACTTCGTGCTCGACGGCTCGGGGCCGGTGTACCTCGAGGCGCCGTCGCTCGACCTCTGGCCCAAGATCGACTGGGCGCCCGACTACGACAAGAGCAAGCGCGTCGACCTCGACAAGCTCACGCCGGCCGAAGTCGCAAGCTGGAAGCCGGGCGACACGCTGCTGCTCAACGGCAAGATGCTGACCGGCCGCGACGCCGCGCACAAGCGCATCGCCGACATGCTGGCCAAGGGCGAGAAGCTGCCGGTGGACTTCACCCACCGCGTGATCTACTACGTCGGCCCGGTCGACCCGGTCAGGGACGAGGCCGTGGGCCCGGCCGGCCCGACCACTGCCACGCGCATGGACGGCTTCACCGAGATGATGCTCGCACAGACCGGCCTGATCGCGATGATCGGCAAGGCCGAGCGCGGCCCGGTCGCGATCGAGGCGATCAAGAAGCACAAAAGCGCCTACCTGATGGCGGTCGGCGGCGCGGCCTACCTCGTGAGCAAGGCGATCAAGACGGCCCGCGTGGTCGGCTTCGCGGACCTCGGCATGGAAGCGATTTACGAGTTCGACGTGGTCGACATGCCGGTCACGGTCGCGGTCGATGCCGGCGGCACCAGCGCGCACATCACCGGGCCGGCCGAGTGGCAAAAGCGCATCGCGAGCGGCGAGTTCAAGACCATCGCGCTGGAACCGGCTTGA
- a CDS encoding JmjC domain-containing protein: MRMDENSTVATAQARPACRVWADDAQAFTTLAIGRLHHNFHEHPLLQLDELERLAHDLVPLRQCRFVKPGITQASNFHHDPTHPDGLGIDEVFRRIQEAGSWVALYNVESIPRYQALLTEILDTVRPMIRRDQGRTFLETGFIFISAPPSVTPFHIDRENNFWLQLHGRKTMNVWPHTDRVTVAADVVEDYIVAHNASKVKFKEELRARSHEFDVGPGDGVYFPSTSPHTTRSERDWVRPGDGVSVSFGVNFYTDATRRTARVHQVNRLLRRSLGMAPTYPGMSRPIDALKAPLGQLIGVSRQMAKTVLAPLRGRSALPPPPGSY; encoded by the coding sequence ATGAGAATGGATGAAAACAGCACCGTGGCAACCGCGCAGGCTCGCCCGGCGTGCCGCGTCTGGGCCGACGATGCCCAGGCGTTCACCACCCTGGCGATCGGCCGCCTTCACCACAACTTCCACGAACATCCGCTGCTGCAGCTCGACGAGCTCGAGCGGCTCGCCCATGATCTCGTGCCGTTGCGCCAATGCCGCTTCGTCAAGCCAGGCATCACCCAGGCGTCGAACTTCCACCATGACCCCACGCATCCCGACGGGCTCGGCATCGACGAGGTGTTTCGCCGCATCCAGGAGGCGGGCTCCTGGGTCGCGCTCTACAACGTCGAATCGATTCCGCGCTACCAGGCGCTGCTCACCGAGATCCTCGACACGGTCCGCCCCATGATCCGGCGCGATCAGGGCAGGACCTTCCTGGAGACCGGATTCATCTTCATTTCGGCACCGCCCTCGGTGACACCCTTCCACATCGATCGCGAGAACAATTTCTGGCTGCAGTTGCACGGGCGCAAGACCATGAACGTGTGGCCCCACACCGACCGGGTCACCGTGGCGGCCGACGTCGTCGAGGACTACATCGTGGCCCACAACGCCTCGAAGGTGAAGTTCAAGGAAGAGCTGCGAGCGCGCAGCCACGAGTTCGACGTCGGGCCGGGCGATGGCGTGTATTTTCCGAGCACCTCCCCGCACACCACGCGCTCGGAGCGCGACTGGGTGCGGCCGGGCGACGGTGTCTCGGTGTCCTTCGGCGTCAATTTCTACACGGACGCCACGCGCCGCACTGCGCGCGTGCACCAGGTGAACCGTCTGTTGCGCAGGAGTCTGGGCATGGCGCCCACCTATCCCGGGATGTCGCGCCCGATCGATGCGCTGAAGGCGCCGCTGGGCCAATTGATCGGCGTTTCGCGCCAGATGGCCAAGACCGTGCTGGCCCCGTTGCGCGGCCGCAGCGCGTTGCCGCCGCCGCCCGGCTCCTACTGA
- the fumC gene encoding class II fumarate hydratase, whose product MTTPLKSRVERDTFGPIEVPADKLWGAQTQRSLQNFDISGEQQPREIIRALAQVKRASAVVNHALGLQDEKKTKAIVAAADEVIAGQHPGEFPLVVWQTGSGTQTNMNVNEVLANRASELLGGERGEARRVHPNDDVNRSQSSNDVFPTAMHVAAVDAITHRLLPAIAKLRATLEKKSKDFADIVKIGRTHLQDATPLTLGQEFSGYAAQLTHGEAHVRAALPHLCELALGGTAVGTGLNAPKGYAEQVAAELARLTGLPFVTAPNKFEAMASVDALVHAHGALKTLAASMNKIANDVRWLASGPRSGIGELSIPENEPGSSIMPGKVNPTQSEAVTMLAAQVFGNDVAINIGGASGNFELNVFRPMVAHNFLQSVRLLADGMTSFNDHCAVGIEPNRERIAELVQRSLMLVTALNTHIGYDKAAFIAKKAHKEGTSLREAAIASGHLAAEQFDAWVVPEAMTGR is encoded by the coding sequence ATGACGACACCCCTCAAGAGCCGCGTCGAGCGCGACACCTTCGGTCCGATCGAGGTGCCGGCCGACAAACTGTGGGGCGCGCAGACGCAACGCTCGCTGCAGAACTTCGACATCTCGGGTGAACAGCAACCGCGCGAGATCATCCGGGCGCTGGCACAGGTCAAGCGGGCATCGGCCGTGGTGAATCACGCACTCGGGCTTCAGGACGAGAAGAAGACGAAGGCCATCGTCGCGGCCGCCGACGAGGTCATCGCCGGCCAGCATCCCGGCGAGTTTCCGCTGGTGGTCTGGCAGACCGGCTCGGGCACGCAGACCAACATGAACGTGAACGAGGTGCTGGCCAACCGCGCGAGCGAGCTGCTGGGCGGCGAGCGCGGCGAAGCGCGGCGGGTGCATCCCAACGACGACGTGAACCGCAGCCAGTCGTCGAACGACGTCTTCCCGACCGCGATGCACGTGGCCGCGGTCGATGCGATCACCCACCGGCTGCTGCCGGCGATCGCGAAGCTGCGCGCCACGCTCGAGAAGAAATCGAAGGACTTCGCGGACATCGTCAAGATCGGCCGCACGCACCTGCAGGATGCAACGCCCCTCACGCTCGGCCAGGAATTCTCGGGCTATGCTGCGCAGCTGACGCATGGCGAGGCGCACGTGCGCGCCGCGCTGCCGCACCTGTGCGAGCTCGCGCTCGGCGGCACGGCGGTGGGCACCGGCCTCAACGCGCCCAAGGGCTATGCCGAGCAGGTCGCGGCCGAGCTGGCCCGGCTCACCGGCCTGCCTTTCGTCACCGCGCCCAACAAGTTCGAGGCCATGGCTTCGGTCGATGCGCTGGTGCATGCGCATGGCGCGCTCAAGACGCTGGCCGCCAGCATGAACAAGATCGCCAACGACGTGCGCTGGCTGGCCAGCGGCCCGCGCAGCGGCATCGGCGAGCTCAGCATCCCGGAGAACGAGCCGGGTTCCTCGATCATGCCGGGCAAGGTCAATCCGACCCAGAGCGAGGCGGTCACGATGCTGGCGGCGCAGGTGTTCGGCAACGACGTCGCGATCAACATCGGCGGCGCTTCCGGCAACTTCGAGCTCAATGTGTTCCGCCCGATGGTGGCGCACAACTTCCTGCAAAGCGTGCGCCTGCTGGCCGACGGCATGACGAGCTTCAACGACCACTGCGCGGTCGGCATCGAGCCGAACCGCGAACGCATCGCCGAGCTGGTGCAGCGCTCGCTGATGCTGGTGACCGCGCTCAACACGCACATCGGCTACGACAAGGCGGCCTTCATTGCCAAGAAGGCGCACAAGGAAGGCACCAGCCTGCGCGAGGCCGCGATCGCCTCGGGGCACCTCGCGGCGGAACAGTTCGACGCCTGGGTGGTGCCGGAGGCGATGACCGGACGCTGA
- a CDS encoding YqhA family protein: MSNPDPFAVISGRTQPLRPLPNLIFASRWLQLPLYLGLIVAQAVYVVHFLVELAHLVQAAFGSKGALEALITSIGYKTTAPITTLNETVIMLVVLALIDVVMISNLLIMVIVGGYETFVSRMDLEGHRDQPEWLSHVNASVLKVKLATAIIGISSIHLLKTFINADNYTDRVLIAQTAIHITFLLSAMAIAVTDRLMARPPDAH, encoded by the coding sequence ATGTCGAATCCCGATCCATTCGCCGTGATCAGCGGCAGGACCCAGCCGCTGCGACCGCTGCCGAACCTGATCTTCGCCAGCCGCTGGCTGCAGCTGCCGCTGTACCTCGGCCTGATCGTCGCGCAGGCCGTGTACGTGGTGCACTTCCTGGTCGAGCTGGCCCACCTGGTACAGGCAGCGTTCGGCAGCAAGGGGGCGCTCGAAGCACTGATCACCAGCATCGGCTACAAGACCACGGCACCGATCACCACGCTCAACGAGACGGTGATCATGCTGGTGGTGCTGGCGCTGATTGACGTGGTGATGATCTCCAACCTGCTGATCATGGTGATCGTCGGCGGCTACGAGACCTTCGTGAGCCGCATGGACCTCGAAGGCCACCGCGACCAGCCCGAATGGCTGAGCCACGTGAACGCCTCGGTGCTCAAGGTCAAGCTGGCGACGGCCATCATCGGCATCAGCTCGATCCACCTGCTGAAGACCTTCATCAACGCGGACAACTACACCGATCGCGTGCTGATCGCGCAGACCGCGATCCACATCACCTTCCTGCTCTCGGCCATGGCCATCGCGGTCACGGACCGGCTGATGGCCAGGCCGCCCGACGCCCACTGA